A section of the Salmo salar chromosome ssa05, Ssal_v3.1, whole genome shotgun sequence genome encodes:
- the LOC106593883 gene encoding extracellular matrix protein 1 isoform X1, translating to MGWSWARALACWCALVLVSAASEDKPDMLQREASFDLEELLQGASQLEPDMTQREVDFGGLWEPIEFPVVEQREVTYVHEDFEPDLLKVLKERAGSRAADIDMTQREITLHLDTDFTPGVRPMAGPRSFGDSHPSVLFPPGQPSPNNLQAICLHSSRRPRYPAYSLPQTGFGYLRRQGDAINRIESWYSACCHRNGTQQVQEVTLCCVTQAWEQTLSTFCTDEFSVKTRHHHCCKKEGGDRLSCFHSQTPNPNYLPNTQGAGSSPIPEPGFTFNPNTCHKSQPGPRIIRGEKLEKSPQAPPRDSNISFPPGRPTFDNIGLVCRLRKHRPLYTPKCLPRTGFGWLARQSKAVNRLERGFKHCCKGQGDVLPCAEGKWREVLDRFCEEEQKGRLHNSSCCDVGEGEERYTCFSSRAPHPDYDQKLDSAAPQTHNLGHICETYKIIKKKFPVALPVQNLVVHCCPLPADQRTACVQEKLVTLAESRCSAEKPSSSAVFQKCCPPSSQDAPKCLSGLLMNAITKATKSPHLRKRKCPLA from the exons ATGGGTTGGTCTTGGGCTCGGGCTCTAGCCTGCTGGTGTGCATTAGTGCTGGTGTCCGCGGCATCTGAAG ATAAGCCTGACATGTTACAGCGAGAGGCCTCCTTTGACCTAGAGGAGCTcctgcaag GTGCGAGTCAGCTGGAGCCTGATATGACCCAGAGGGAGGTGGACTTTGGGGGACTCTGGGAACCCATAG AGTTTCCTGTCGTGGAGCAGCGAGAGGTCACTTATGTACATGAGGACTTTGAGCCTGACCTGCTCAAAGTCCTCAAGGAGAGAG CGGGCTCCAGGGCAGCTGACATAGACATGACCCAGAGGGAGATCACCCTGCACCTGGACACAGACTTTACACCTGGAGTTCGGCCGATGGCTGGGCCTCGCTCGTTTGGGGATTCCCACCCCAGTGTCCTCTTCCCTCCTGGCCAGCCCTCCCCTAACAACCTCCAGGCCATCTGTCTCCATAGCAGCCGTCGTCCCAGGTACCCTGCCTACTCCTTACCACAGACAGGCTTTGGCTACCTTCGTCGTCAAGGTGACGCCATCAACCGGATAGAGTCCTGGTACAGCGCGTGTTGCCATAGGAACGGGACACAGCAGGTCCAGGAAGTGACGCTGTGCTGCGTTACACAGGCG TGGGAACAGACCCTGTCCACATTCTGTACTGATGAGTTCTCAGTGAAGACACGCCACCACCACTGCTGCAAGAAAGAGGGCGGGGACAGACTGAGCTGTTTCCATAGCCAAACCCCAAACCCCAACTACCTGCCGAACACCCAGGGGGCAGGCTCCTCCCCCATACCTGAACCTGGCTTCACCTTTAACCCCAACACTTGTCAcaa GTCCCAGCCCGGTCCGCGCATTATCAGAGGGGAGAAGCTCGAGAAGAGCCCCCAAGCTCCTCCCAGAGACTCTAACATCAGCTTCCCCCCTGGACGCCCCACTTTCGACAACATCGGGTTGGTCTGCCGCCTACGCAAGCACCGCCCTCTCTACACCCCCAAGTGCCTGCCACGTACAGGCTTTGGCTGGCTGGCCCGCCAATCAAAGGCCGTGAACCGGCTGGAGAGAGGGTTCAAACACTGCTGTAAGGGACAGGGGGACGTGCTACCCTGTGCTGAGGGAAAG TGGCGTGAGGTGCTTGACAGGTTCTGTGAGGAAGAGCAGAAGGGGAGGCTTCACAACTCCTCCTGTTGTGATGTGGGAGAAGGTGAGGAGAGGTACACCTGTTTCTCCTCCCGCGCCCCTCATCCAGACTATGACCAAAAGCTTGACTCTGCCGCACCTCAGACCCACAACCTCGGACACATCTGTGAAACATACAAGATCATCAAGAAGAA GTTCCCTGTGGCTCTCCCTGTCCAGAACTTAGTGGTCCATTGCTGCCCCCtgccagcagaccagagaactGCATGTGTTCAGGAAAAG CTAGTGACGCTGGCGGAGAGCCGCTGTTCTGCAGAGAAGCCCTCCTCCTCTGCTGTCTTCCAAAAATGctgccctccctcctcccaggACGCCCCAAAGTGTCTCTCCGGCCTGCTCATGAATGCCATCACCAAGGCAACCAAGTCCCCACACCTTAGAAAGAGGAAATGCCCCCTCGCctga
- the LOC106593883 gene encoding extracellular matrix protein 1 isoform X2, whose protein sequence is MGWSWARALACWCALVLVSAASEGASQLEPDMTQREVDFGGLWEPIEFPVVEQREVTYVHEDFEPDLLKVLKERAGSRAADIDMTQREITLHLDTDFTPGVRPMAGPRSFGDSHPSVLFPPGQPSPNNLQAICLHSSRRPRYPAYSLPQTGFGYLRRQGDAINRIESWYSACCHRNGTQQVQEVTLCCVTQAWEQTLSTFCTDEFSVKTRHHHCCKKEGGDRLSCFHSQTPNPNYLPNTQGAGSSPIPEPGFTFNPNTCHKSQPGPRIIRGEKLEKSPQAPPRDSNISFPPGRPTFDNIGLVCRLRKHRPLYTPKCLPRTGFGWLARQSKAVNRLERGFKHCCKGQGDVLPCAEGKWREVLDRFCEEEQKGRLHNSSCCDVGEGEERYTCFSSRAPHPDYDQKLDSAAPQTHNLGHICETYKIIKKKFPVALPVQNLVVHCCPLPADQRTACVQEKLVTLAESRCSAEKPSSSAVFQKCCPPSSQDAPKCLSGLLMNAITKATKSPHLRKRKCPLA, encoded by the exons ATGGGTTGGTCTTGGGCTCGGGCTCTAGCCTGCTGGTGTGCATTAGTGCTGGTGTCCGCGGCATCTGAAG GTGCGAGTCAGCTGGAGCCTGATATGACCCAGAGGGAGGTGGACTTTGGGGGACTCTGGGAACCCATAG AGTTTCCTGTCGTGGAGCAGCGAGAGGTCACTTATGTACATGAGGACTTTGAGCCTGACCTGCTCAAAGTCCTCAAGGAGAGAG CGGGCTCCAGGGCAGCTGACATAGACATGACCCAGAGGGAGATCACCCTGCACCTGGACACAGACTTTACACCTGGAGTTCGGCCGATGGCTGGGCCTCGCTCGTTTGGGGATTCCCACCCCAGTGTCCTCTTCCCTCCTGGCCAGCCCTCCCCTAACAACCTCCAGGCCATCTGTCTCCATAGCAGCCGTCGTCCCAGGTACCCTGCCTACTCCTTACCACAGACAGGCTTTGGCTACCTTCGTCGTCAAGGTGACGCCATCAACCGGATAGAGTCCTGGTACAGCGCGTGTTGCCATAGGAACGGGACACAGCAGGTCCAGGAAGTGACGCTGTGCTGCGTTACACAGGCG TGGGAACAGACCCTGTCCACATTCTGTACTGATGAGTTCTCAGTGAAGACACGCCACCACCACTGCTGCAAGAAAGAGGGCGGGGACAGACTGAGCTGTTTCCATAGCCAAACCCCAAACCCCAACTACCTGCCGAACACCCAGGGGGCAGGCTCCTCCCCCATACCTGAACCTGGCTTCACCTTTAACCCCAACACTTGTCAcaa GTCCCAGCCCGGTCCGCGCATTATCAGAGGGGAGAAGCTCGAGAAGAGCCCCCAAGCTCCTCCCAGAGACTCTAACATCAGCTTCCCCCCTGGACGCCCCACTTTCGACAACATCGGGTTGGTCTGCCGCCTACGCAAGCACCGCCCTCTCTACACCCCCAAGTGCCTGCCACGTACAGGCTTTGGCTGGCTGGCCCGCCAATCAAAGGCCGTGAACCGGCTGGAGAGAGGGTTCAAACACTGCTGTAAGGGACAGGGGGACGTGCTACCCTGTGCTGAGGGAAAG TGGCGTGAGGTGCTTGACAGGTTCTGTGAGGAAGAGCAGAAGGGGAGGCTTCACAACTCCTCCTGTTGTGATGTGGGAGAAGGTGAGGAGAGGTACACCTGTTTCTCCTCCCGCGCCCCTCATCCAGACTATGACCAAAAGCTTGACTCTGCCGCACCTCAGACCCACAACCTCGGACACATCTGTGAAACATACAAGATCATCAAGAAGAA GTTCCCTGTGGCTCTCCCTGTCCAGAACTTAGTGGTCCATTGCTGCCCCCtgccagcagaccagagaactGCATGTGTTCAGGAAAAG CTAGTGACGCTGGCGGAGAGCCGCTGTTCTGCAGAGAAGCCCTCCTCCTCTGCTGTCTTCCAAAAATGctgccctccctcctcccaggACGCCCCAAAGTGTCTCTCCGGCCTGCTCATGAATGCCATCACCAAGGCAACCAAGTCCCCACACCTTAGAAAGAGGAAATGCCCCCTCGCctga